One Zeugodacus cucurbitae isolate PBARC_wt_2022May chromosome 3, idZeuCucr1.2, whole genome shotgun sequence genomic region harbors:
- the LOC105210819 gene encoding mucin-4 isoform X1: MKKIFSKFDKNEKLDNSHNHSTSKETNSFVGKVFTVGRVSVTVEDVLAEGGFAMVFLAKANTGNTKYALKRMYVNNEHDLNVAKREIQIASNLSGHKNIIGYVDSSITHTGNGVCEVLLLMPYCKQHMLAMMNARLQVGFTEPEVLSIFCDISEAVSRLHYCQTPIIHRDLKVENILQNDAGNFVLCDFGSATAKVLNAQQHGVTFVEEEIQKYTTLSYRAPEMIDLYSGKSITTKADIWALGCMLYKLCFFNLPFGESTLAIQNGQFSIPDNSKYSTGMHQLIKYMLEPDMDKRPNIWQVCEVVFRLAGKDNPVQNLHKSPPPNFEQLVIPPFESEAKRISAAAAAKTPKPQSVPIVESGTSVAPRQRPKGSSAVHGANPLGLGLPPSPSPRNNITSPQPQQQQQPIVEQFQANFPQLAPPVVPPQQTTATTAVSTATVAIPATTPQTSTIVVAATPTVAPPPPTTTPLTQQQPTVNQIVNTNTAVIAAQQPQPPPEVLNSLFESSVYPDPFSENAPVAMKHTAVDTVACSSGLGVGVGVGLGLGLGVGVGDGLDNIAVSSLSAHHTTVGNTPTKSSMLTVSGVGPSTGSSGGTSGHRRNVSDTSAFNKTFANETSQFLAPYDHSVKSRASHAHDASGGGGDDSMLVNAMANSGTNYGGSNPGLFLPAAQTLHMQGQGAAAMSASISNAELTSAQVLRANMESNTNNSLAYTNADAVAAANHASGSSLGKRIEAWNPFEEQPFGQMTEDHIFEAEFDKIRQRGSQGSITAKSASTTSTLTPTEGYATSMPATQTQSTSQQQQQQPPQQQAPPQLPVTVTPFGPTVVGGAAVTGGVSGSVNAVVTHIAEDPFGSAPFSLPAGLREKATTLRKTGAKFNVTGGPTASMASSSGGASGNITAACGTTSSTASSKWLLSPTLEVSSEEKTSLINNLKTDSEGGADGALGDALHCVGGGDGDSVATLAGVALPGGNFVKLPLEDRNKYEKLRSNDNPTSDDSDSEYFQEDYGNTSGPSSTKAIFKQIVTNNIPDTIHKIQQAAYHKVDKTQLKVPIVKKLRHSTKKPTTAAQQAAQQVNAALEQHEQQHQQAAAIAAAAAAAATGDKSDSEDSIGSASDLRAEDDDFFDENDVQRRNTKLRRPVMDMDGISESVKTCSSSAYHAECESVTTHEDDVSRVLVKVRMRKKDRTAAAVAAAAEASGITARVDESELSPTSNDFLNKLGDKPLLLDDELDYGSGDSDSKGKSSNETEESPENAPLPTLPTNTNNQPEELDVFAMAPFKMPVGLPLKRRTSKTQRAPPKVPARNPPVQTQSHSVEIWTSTPVKGADKRTNSVDSFANFPSGPSPQLDEFNEPFFNPFVEPKMNTSAVTPKPHVQSSSNFGTVTVISTVPEASKESTTAKPTIATNFVPKFPATECPIIEPKLPVTEVPAPEQDLFGSEPFPQVIRKCIIVNPIEGVNDSVTRNKNNNNIVQIKQVQATPPNHISQTQNQHTGMPTIPTPFSTTTVPQPSGPAPQLVTINHSIIINKTPEPLPNSSLQYRNNVNSIQLTAPIPAPPLSAAATGTATNAYIKLPATVVTNANNITIAKHVNVSIPPTNVAAINVPAPNATAMHKPTLKTSAHAASAHGGIVLNIPSGMSHSVSSISASKQAQMPSKTSIGGSSSMITHLKMSDHQSLFPIADNGFVQISQDRCSDFTTDDEAEPVVPHGSHAADMDAVTPATAATTSASTTILNSAPLTTTKPKKEKSHLGVRTLPAKITQKVKGHTYKKVVSASVLGSTSSLTSSSKQKHQRLQSQSQDDDDDDDNDVIVNEAKYKNRSTTNISTNSATKHSKTTASAGVGSNAKGTSASANAAMTSSFQSNTIQNSAKTGFSNMSFEDFPSDQEIDRLSKTIPFEVVRNEKMLLEAEKKFGSLKRRNNLFS; this comes from the exons ATGAAGAAGATCTTTTCAAAATtcgataaaaatgaaaaattggatAACTCGCACAATCACTCCACATCGAAGGAGACCAACAGTTTTGTTGGTAAAGTGTTTACCGTGGGACGTGTAAGTGTGACCGTGGAAGATGTGCTCGCTGAAG GTGGTTTTGCCATGGTCTTCCTCGCCAAAGCGAACACAGGCAATACAAAATATGCGCTCAAGCGTATGTATGTGAATAACGAGCACGACTTGAACGTGGCCAAGAGGGAGATTCAGATCGCT AGTAATCTAAGCGGTCACAAGAATATTATAGGCTACGTTGACTCAAGTATTACGCACACCGGTAACGGTGTATGTGAAGTACTGTTGCTCATGCCCTACTGCAAGCAGCACATGCTGGCCATGATGAATGCAAG ATTGCAGGTTGGCTTCACCGAACCGGAAGTTCTCTCCATATTCTGTGATATTTCAGAGGCAGTGTCACGCTTGCACTACTGTCAAACTCCCATCATCCATAGGGATTTGAAAGTTGAGAATATACTGCAGAATGATGCTGGTAATTTTGTACTTTGCGATTTTGGCTCTGCCACAGCGAAAGTATTGAATGCGCAACAGCATGGCGTTACGTTTGTCGAAGAGGAAATCCAAAAGTATACAACACTCTCGTATCGTGCACCCGAAATGATCGATCTCTATTCTGGCAAAAGTATTACGACCAAAGCGGATATCTGGGCACTCGGTTGTATGCTgtacaaattgtgttttttcaATTTGCCCTTCGGCGAAAGTACGTTGGCCATACAGAATGGTCAATTCTCCATACCAGACAATTCCAAATACTCAACAGGCATGCATCAATTGATTAAATATATGCTCGAACCCGATATGGACAAACGACCGAATATTTGGCAAGTGTGCGAAGTGGTGTTCCGATTGGCCGGCAAAGATAATCCAGTACAAAATTTGCac AAATCTCCACCACCAAATTTCGAGCAACTCGTCATCCCTCCATTTGAGTCCGAAGCGAAACGTATTTCTGCTGCTGCCGCAGCTAAAACACCTAAACCGCAAAGTGTGCCGATTGTAGAGTCCGGTACGAGTGTAGCGCCACGTCAACGTCCGAAAGGCTCCTCGGCTGTACATGGTGCGAATCCGCTTGGTCTTGGCTTACCGCCAAGTCCATCGCCACGCAATAATATAACATCGCCAcagccacaacagcaacaacaaccgatAGTCGAACAATTTCAAGCAAATTTTCCACAATTGGCACCACCAGTCGTGCCAccacaacaaacaacagcaacaacagcggtgTCTACAGCCACAGTTGCCATACCGGCAACGACACCACAAACCTCTACTATTGTAGTTGCTGCAACACCCACAGttgcaccaccaccaccaacaacaacaccactaacacaacaacaaccaactgtCAACCAAATCGTTAACACCAATACCGCAGTGATTGCAGCACAACAACCACAGCCACCACCTGAAGTGCTGAATAGCCTCTTCGAATCGTCTGTATATCCAGATCCGTTTAGTGAGAATGCACCGGTCGCAATGAAACATACTGCTGTGGACACAGTCGCATGCAGCAGTGGTCTGGGTGTTGGTGTTGGGGTGGGTCTCGGCTTGGGTTTGGGCGTGGGTGTGGGCGATGGTTTGGATAATATAGCTGTGAGCTCGTTGTCAGCGCATCATACAACTGTTGGCAACACACCAACAAAGAGCAGTATGCTGACTGTGTCGGGCGTGGGCCCGAGCACTGGCAGCAGTGGCGGCACCTCTGGACATCGACGCAATGTCAGCGATACGTCTGCCTTTAATAA AACTTTCGCCAATGAGACATCTCAATTCCTGGCGCCCTATGATCATTCGGTCAAGAGTCGTGCGTCACACGCGCATGACGCCAGTGGCGGCGGTGGTGATGACAGCATGTTGGTCAATGCAATGGCCAATTCTGGCACGAATTATGGTGGCTCGAATCCAGGACTCTTTCTACCAGCCGCACAAACACTGCACATGCAAGGACAAGGTGCCGCCGCCATGTCGGCATCAATATCGAATGCTGAATTGACAAGCGCTCAAGTGTTACGCGCTAACATGGAGAGTAATACTAATAATAGTTTGGCATACACAAATGCCGATGCGGTGGCGGCTGCTAATCATGCCAGTGGTAGTTCATTAGGTAAACGCATTGAAGCTTGGAATCCATTTGAGGAGCAACCATTCGGACAAATGACCGAAGATCATATATTTGAGGCAGAATTCGATAAAATACGACAACGTGGCAGTCAAGGCA GTATCACAGCTAAATCTGCATCGACTACTTCAACTCTAACGCCTACTGAAGGTTATGCGACAAGTATGCCTGCAACACAAACACAGTCAACgtcgcaacagcaacagcagcaaccaccacaacaacaagcaccACCACAACTTCCGGTCACGGTCACACCGTTCGGCCCAACAGTTGTTGGCGGCGCTGCAGTTACAGGTGGTGTTAGCGGTAGTGTCAATGCCGTTGTAACACACATTGCCGAGGATCCATTCGGCTCGGCGCCATTCAGCTTGCCGGCCGGATTGCGCGAGAAAGCAACAACACTGCGTAAAACTGGAG CTAAATTTAACGTCACCGGTGGTCCGACGGCATCCATGGCTTCGTCTAGTGGCGGTGCGAGTGGCAACATAACAGCGGCCTGCGGTACGACCTCATCGACAGCTTCGTCCAAATGGCTGCTATCGCCCACGCTCGAGGTGTCGAGTGAAGAGAAAACTTCGTTGATAAATAATCTTAAGACCGATTCGGAAGGTGGCGCTGACGGTGCATTAGGTGATGCACTACATTgtgttggtggtggtgatggGGATTCTGTAGCCACCTTGGCTGGTGTAGCATTGCCGGGTGGTAATTTTGTCAAACTACCATTAGAGGAtcgtaataaatatgaaaagttgCGCAGCAATGATAATCCCACTTCGGATGATTCCGATTCGGAGTATTTTCAAGAAGACTACGGCAATACGAGTGGACCCAGCAGCACAAAAgcgattttcaaacaaattgtgACCAACAACATACCGGATACTatacataaaatacaacaaGCTGCTTATCATAAAGTCGATAAGACGCAGTTGAAAGTGCCTATTGTTAAGAAGTTACGTCATTCCACTAAGAAACCGACAACGGCCGCTCAACAGGCAGCCCAACAAGTGAACGCCGCCTTAGAACAACatgaacaacaacaccaacaagcgGCTGCAATTGCTGCCGCCGCTGCAGCAGCTGCAACGGGTGATAAGTCGGATAGCGAAGACTCGATTGGGTCGGCAAGTGATTTGCGTGCGGAGGATGATGACTTTTTCGATGAGAATGATGTGCAGAGGCGTAATACAAAGCTGCGCCGCCCCGTCATGGATATGGATGGAATAAGTGAGAGTGTAAAGACCTGCAGTTCATCGGCCTACCATGCGGAATGTGAAAGTGTCACCACGCACGAAGATGATGTTAGTCGTGTGTTGGTTAAGGTACGTATGCGTAAGAAGGATCGCACTGCTGCCGCTGTGGCAGCTGCAGCCGAAGCGAGTGGTATTACAGCGCGCGTTGATGAAAGTGAGTTGAGTCCGACATCTAatgattttctaaataaattgggGGATAAGCCCTTATTGCTCGATGATGAGTTAGATTATGGTTCTGGTGATTCCGATTCGAAAGGTAAGAGTAGCAATGAGACGGAGGAGTCGCCCGAAAATGCACCATTACCGACATTACCAACAAATACCAATAACCAACCGGAGGAGTTGGATGTGTTTGCAATGGCGCCGTTTAAGATGCCTGTGGGTTTGCCTTTGAAAAGGCGTACTTCGAAAACTCAACGTGCACCGCCCAAAGTGCCGGCACGAAATCCGCCGGTGCAAACGCAATCGCACTCGGTGGAAATTTGGACATCAACACCGGTAAAGGGTGCCGATAAACGCACCAACTCAGTCGACAGCTTTGCTAATTTTCCTTCCGGCCCCTCACCGCAATTGGACGAATTCAATGAACCGTTTTTCAATCCATTTGTCGAACCGAAAATGAATACGAGTGCTGTTACACCCAAACCTCACGTACAAAGCTCGTCCAATTTTGGCACTGTAACCGTTATATCAACTGTACCGGAAGCGTCCAAAGAATCTACTACTGCGAAGCCAACAATAGCTACAAACTTTGTGCCCAAATTCCCGGCAACAGAATGTCCGATAATCGAGCCAAAGCTTCCAGTCACCGAAGTGCCAGCGCCAGAACAAGATCTCTTTGGCTCCGAACCATTTCCACAGGTAATTCGTAAATGTATAATTGTGAATCCCATAGAAGGTGTCAATGACAGCGTTACAAGAAAtaagaataacaataatattgtgCAAATAAAACAAGTTCAAGCCACGCCACCAAACCATATAAGTCAAACACAAAACCAACATACCGGTATGCCAACCATTCCGACGCCCTTTAGCACGACAACAGTACCACAGCCCAGTGGTCCTGCGCCACAACTGGTGACCATTAACCATTCAATAATCATCAACAAAACACCCGAACCATTGCCGAATTCCTCACTGCAATACCGCAATAATgtgaattcaattcaattgactGCGCCCATACCGGCGCCACCTTTGAGTGCAGCAGCTACTGGTACCGCTACCAACGCCTATATAAAATTGCCCGCAACTGTGGTGACGAATGCAAATAATATTACCATCGCCAAGCATGTTAATGTCAGTATTCCCCCGACCAATGTTGCCGCCATTAATGTACCCGCACCCAATGCCACCGCCATGCACAAGCCGACACTCAAAACGAGCGCGCATGCTGCCAGCGCCCACGGTGGCATCGTACTCAATATACCAAGTGGCATGTCCCATTCTGTTTCCTCCATATCTGCCAGTAAACAGGCGCAAATGCCTAGCAAAACTTCCATCGGTGGCTCGTCCAGCATGATTACGCATTTGAAAATGTCCGATCATCAGTCATTGTTTCCAATTGCCGATAATGGTTTTGTACAAATCTCCCAAGATCGTTGTTCGGACTTTACTACAGACGATGAGGCGGAGCCAGTGGTTCCGCATGGATCGCATGCTGCCGACATGGATGCAGTCacaccagcaacagcagcaacaacgtcGGCGTCGACAACGATCCTCAACAGCGCCCCCCTCaccacaacaaaaccaaaaaaggaAAAGTCCCATTTGGGTGTGAGAACGCTACCGGCGAAGATAACACAAAAAGTCAAgggacacacatacaaaaaagtTGTGTCCGCCAGCGTACTCGGCTCCACCTCCTCACTCACCTCGAGCAGCAAACAGAAACATCAACGGCTACAGAGTCAATCGCAAgacgacgatgacgatgatgataaTGACGTTATCGTCAATGAAGCGAAATATAAAAATCGTTCAACAACAAATATCTCAACCAACAGTGCAACAAAACATTCCAAAACGACAGCTAGTGCCGGCGTCGGTAGTAACGCCAAAGGTACAAGTGCCTCAGCCAATGCGGCAATGACGAGTAGCTTCCAATCgaatacaatacaaaattctGCGAAAACTGGTTTTAGCAATATGagtttcgaagattttccatCCGATCAAGAAATCGATCGACTCTCCAAAACCATACCGTTCGAGGTGGTGCGCAATGAGAAAATGTTGCTGGAAGCCGAGAAGAAATTCGGTTCGTTGAAACGACGCAATAATCTATTCTCCTAG
- the LOC105210819 gene encoding probable serine/threonine-protein kinase nek3 isoform X2: MKKIFSKFDKNEKLDNSHNHSTSKETNSFVGKVFTVGRVSVTVEDVLAEGGFAMVFLAKANTGNTKYALKRMYVNNEHDLNVAKREIQIASNLSGHKNIIGYVDSSITHTGNGVCEVLLLMPYCKQHMLAMMNARLQVGFTEPEVLSIFCDISEAVSRLHYCQTPIIHRDLKVENILQNDAGNFVLCDFGSATAKVLNAQQHGVTFVEEEIQKYTTLSYRAPEMIDLYSGKSITTKADIWALGCMLYKLCFFNLPFGESTLAIQNGQFSIPDNSKYSTGMHQLIKYMLEPDMDKRPNIWQVCEVVFRLAGKDNPVQNLHKSPPPNFEQLVIPPFESEAKRISAAAAAKTPKPQSVPIVESGTSVAPRQRPKGSSAVHGANPLGLGLPPSPSPRNNITSPQPQQQQQPIVEQFQANFPQLAPPVVPPQQTTATTAVSTATVAIPATTPQTSTIVVAATPTVAPPPPTTTPLTQQQPTVNQIVNTNTAVIAAQQPQPPPEVLNSLFESSVYPDPFSENAPVAMKHTAVDTVACSSGLGVGVGVGLGLGLGVGVGDGLDNIAVSSLSAHHTTVGNTPTKSSMLTVSGVGPSTGSSGGTSGHRRNVSDTSAFNKTFANETSQFLAPYDHSVKSRASHAHDASGGGGDDSMLVNAMANSGTNYGGSNPGLFLPAAQTLHMQGQGAAAMSASISNAELTSAQVLRANMESNTNNSLAYTNADAVAAANHASGSSLGKRIEAWNPFEEQPFGQMTEDHIFEAEFDKIRQRGSQGSITAKSASTTSTLTPTEGYATSMPATQTQSTSQQQQQQPPQQQAPPQLPVTVTPFGPTVVGGAAVTGGVSGSVNAVVTHIAEDPFGSAPFSLPAGLREKATTLRKTGAYASLCTMSPVSKVLVKSGGFSTQLARHVQEKIDGHPLWGSRFDQHNPTAVVQTHLDFLQNGAQIILSNTYQSSIEGFMEHLKLSREESIQLIRKSVQLTKEAKLKYQEMVQKANGTPEPGLPLILASIGPYGAHLHDGSEYKGSYSKRVSREDIQNWHRPRIDACLAEGVDGLAVETIPCQMEAEAVVDMLLHDYANVKFWVSFQCKDNDTLAHGEPFANAAYSVWKKVNEANAVDRLIAVGVNCLNPKFVKPLFKSLHTLAGTESIPLIVYSNRGEIYDEKQEEWTGRDDCIPLDTYVPEWLELGAIIIGGCCRVYPEDILRIRKFIDNIGNNN, translated from the exons ATGAAGAAGATCTTTTCAAAATtcgataaaaatgaaaaattggatAACTCGCACAATCACTCCACATCGAAGGAGACCAACAGTTTTGTTGGTAAAGTGTTTACCGTGGGACGTGTAAGTGTGACCGTGGAAGATGTGCTCGCTGAAG GTGGTTTTGCCATGGTCTTCCTCGCCAAAGCGAACACAGGCAATACAAAATATGCGCTCAAGCGTATGTATGTGAATAACGAGCACGACTTGAACGTGGCCAAGAGGGAGATTCAGATCGCT AGTAATCTAAGCGGTCACAAGAATATTATAGGCTACGTTGACTCAAGTATTACGCACACCGGTAACGGTGTATGTGAAGTACTGTTGCTCATGCCCTACTGCAAGCAGCACATGCTGGCCATGATGAATGCAAG ATTGCAGGTTGGCTTCACCGAACCGGAAGTTCTCTCCATATTCTGTGATATTTCAGAGGCAGTGTCACGCTTGCACTACTGTCAAACTCCCATCATCCATAGGGATTTGAAAGTTGAGAATATACTGCAGAATGATGCTGGTAATTTTGTACTTTGCGATTTTGGCTCTGCCACAGCGAAAGTATTGAATGCGCAACAGCATGGCGTTACGTTTGTCGAAGAGGAAATCCAAAAGTATACAACACTCTCGTATCGTGCACCCGAAATGATCGATCTCTATTCTGGCAAAAGTATTACGACCAAAGCGGATATCTGGGCACTCGGTTGTATGCTgtacaaattgtgttttttcaATTTGCCCTTCGGCGAAAGTACGTTGGCCATACAGAATGGTCAATTCTCCATACCAGACAATTCCAAATACTCAACAGGCATGCATCAATTGATTAAATATATGCTCGAACCCGATATGGACAAACGACCGAATATTTGGCAAGTGTGCGAAGTGGTGTTCCGATTGGCCGGCAAAGATAATCCAGTACAAAATTTGCac AAATCTCCACCACCAAATTTCGAGCAACTCGTCATCCCTCCATTTGAGTCCGAAGCGAAACGTATTTCTGCTGCTGCCGCAGCTAAAACACCTAAACCGCAAAGTGTGCCGATTGTAGAGTCCGGTACGAGTGTAGCGCCACGTCAACGTCCGAAAGGCTCCTCGGCTGTACATGGTGCGAATCCGCTTGGTCTTGGCTTACCGCCAAGTCCATCGCCACGCAATAATATAACATCGCCAcagccacaacagcaacaacaaccgatAGTCGAACAATTTCAAGCAAATTTTCCACAATTGGCACCACCAGTCGTGCCAccacaacaaacaacagcaacaacagcggtgTCTACAGCCACAGTTGCCATACCGGCAACGACACCACAAACCTCTACTATTGTAGTTGCTGCAACACCCACAGttgcaccaccaccaccaacaacaacaccactaacacaacaacaaccaactgtCAACCAAATCGTTAACACCAATACCGCAGTGATTGCAGCACAACAACCACAGCCACCACCTGAAGTGCTGAATAGCCTCTTCGAATCGTCTGTATATCCAGATCCGTTTAGTGAGAATGCACCGGTCGCAATGAAACATACTGCTGTGGACACAGTCGCATGCAGCAGTGGTCTGGGTGTTGGTGTTGGGGTGGGTCTCGGCTTGGGTTTGGGCGTGGGTGTGGGCGATGGTTTGGATAATATAGCTGTGAGCTCGTTGTCAGCGCATCATACAACTGTTGGCAACACACCAACAAAGAGCAGTATGCTGACTGTGTCGGGCGTGGGCCCGAGCACTGGCAGCAGTGGCGGCACCTCTGGACATCGACGCAATGTCAGCGATACGTCTGCCTTTAATAA AACTTTCGCCAATGAGACATCTCAATTCCTGGCGCCCTATGATCATTCGGTCAAGAGTCGTGCGTCACACGCGCATGACGCCAGTGGCGGCGGTGGTGATGACAGCATGTTGGTCAATGCAATGGCCAATTCTGGCACGAATTATGGTGGCTCGAATCCAGGACTCTTTCTACCAGCCGCACAAACACTGCACATGCAAGGACAAGGTGCCGCCGCCATGTCGGCATCAATATCGAATGCTGAATTGACAAGCGCTCAAGTGTTACGCGCTAACATGGAGAGTAATACTAATAATAGTTTGGCATACACAAATGCCGATGCGGTGGCGGCTGCTAATCATGCCAGTGGTAGTTCATTAGGTAAACGCATTGAAGCTTGGAATCCATTTGAGGAGCAACCATTCGGACAAATGACCGAAGATCATATATTTGAGGCAGAATTCGATAAAATACGACAACGTGGCAGTCAAGGCA GTATCACAGCTAAATCTGCATCGACTACTTCAACTCTAACGCCTACTGAAGGTTATGCGACAAGTATGCCTGCAACACAAACACAGTCAACgtcgcaacagcaacagcagcaaccaccacaacaacaagcaccACCACAACTTCCGGTCACGGTCACACCGTTCGGCCCAACAGTTGTTGGCGGCGCTGCAGTTACAGGTGGTGTTAGCGGTAGTGTCAATGCCGTTGTAACACACATTGCCGAGGATCCATTCGGCTCGGCGCCATTCAGCTTGCCGGCCGGATTGCGCGAGAAAGCAACAACACTGCGTAAAACTGGAG CATACGCTTCATTGTGCACGATGTCGCCGGTTTCAAAAGTTTTGGTTAAAAGCGGTGGTTTCTCGACACAACTAGCGCGTCATGTACAGGAGAAAATCGATGGGCATCCGTTGTGGGGTTCACGTTTCGACCAACACAATCCAACTGCGGTGGTTCAAACACATTTGGATTTTCTACAGA ATGGCGCGCAAATTATACTCTCAAACACCTACCAATCGAGTATTGAAGGTTTCATGGAGCATTTGAAGCTGAGCCGTGAAGAAAGCATACAGTTGATACGCAAAAGTGTACAACTCACCAAGGAGGCTAAATTGAAATATCAAGAAATGGTGCAGAAAGCTAATGGTACACCAGAGCCGGGACTACCGCTGATATTGGCTTCAATTGGACCATATGGCGCACACTTACACGATGGCTCAGAATATAAGGGCAGTTACTCGAAACGCGTTTCCCGAGAGGATATACAAAATTGGCATCGTCCTAGAATTGATGCCTGCCTGGCAGAGGGCGTTGACGGCTTGGCTGTGGAAACAATACCTTGTCAG ATGGAAGCCGAAGCTGTTGTTGATATGTTGTTGCACGATTATGCTAATGTAAAGTTCTGGGTTTCTTTTCAATGCAAG GATAACGATACTTTGGCTCACGGTGAACCCTTTGCCAATGCTGCCTATTCAGTatggaagaaagtaaatgaagcaAATGCTGTTGATCGGTTAATTGCTGTCGGTGTTAATTGTCTGAATCCAAAG TTCGTTAAACCGCTCTTTAAATCATTGCATACACTGGCTGGTACCGAGTCCATACCGCTTATCGTATACAGTAATCGTGGCGAAATCTACGATGAAAAACAAGAAGAATGGACTGGTCGCGATGATTGCATACCACTAGACACCTATGTACCTGAGTGGCTTGAACTTGGCGCAATAATTATTGGAGGCTGTTGTCGTGTCTATCCCGAAGATATATTACGTATCAGGAAGTTCATAGATAATATTGGAAATAATAACTGA